The Ictidomys tridecemlineatus isolate mIctTri1 chromosome 1, mIctTri1.hap1, whole genome shotgun sequence DNA window GTTAAGTGTGAGATGCCTGTAAGACATGCGCTTGGTCATATCATGGAGATAGAGACAAAAGTTTGTAGCTTGGAGAAGACTAGATTAGAGATTTGACATTTGGGAATTGATGACATAAAGTTGGTACTTAAGAATGTGGGCCCAGTGAGATCTTCCAGAGAGGGAGGGTGTgcagagtgaggagagagaagtGGCTGTGAGCCTGAGAAGAGTGGCAAAGAGGGCAAAGAGGGAGCCAGGGAAGAAATGGCCAGAGAGATAGAAGGAAAACAGGAGAATGGGATATATCAAAAACCATAGTTGGTGTTATCAAAAGGGCAAATGTTAGGTGAAACCATAAGAAAGTGCTTTCTCTTTTGGTAGCCCAGAACCAGACAAAACTAGCAATCTCATATGGTTCAACTTGGCTAGTCCTGAAACCTGAAAAAGTAACTAGTAACCTTAGCCTGAGAAATGCCAGTAAGATGTTGGAATAGAAGCCAGCCTGGAGGGAGAAGTGGATAGATGGAGAATAATAAAGCATTGGGTTTGATAGGACTTAGTGAGTACAGATGTGGGTGAGAGGGCAAGATCAAGGGCAATCCCCAGGTTTCATGTTCTGCAGCAAAATTAGTGGTGTGAGCTGGTGAAACAGAAGGAAGTAGCTTGGAGTGGAAATGCACAAATTTGGGAAGATATGAGTTTAGGGTGGGTGGAAGGTGAGACACCTCTGAGCCTTCCAAATGGGAGTATGAACTGACATCTGGACCTATGGGTCTGCAGCCATTCCTTACTACCTCTGTGTCTCTCACTCCTAAATAGTCTTTGGGGAGTCAGAAGTGTTTAGATGGAGCCAAACTAAGTAAACAAGTATTTACCGAGTACCCATTAAATGTGAACATTTTCCTAGGTGCTGAGTCTAACACCAGTGATCAAGACAGTTCCTCTACTCTTAGAGCTTATAGTACATTCTCTAGGACAGATATTAggcaaataaacataaaataacatGTAAGGGGTTGGGTATTGTGGAAAATAACTAGTTTTGGTAGAAGATCTCTCTGAGGAGGTTAACAGTTGAGCAAAGCTCTGGAGGAAGTGAGGGCATGATCCTTAAAGATGTCTATAGGTATAGGCAGGAAGAGGCTCAACAGGTTTGAGGAACAGTAAGGAGGCTGTGGGGCAGGAGTGAGGAGGGATGGTGAGGTTGGGGAGGTGAGCAAGGGCCAGATCTTACAGGCTTATGGGGCTCTGTAAGCCTGGGGAAGGAGGATGCAAAGTCTTCTAGACAGTGCCAGGCTGCTAGAAGGGCAGGGTCTGGGCAAGAGAGAATCCATGAAAGACTCTCCCTTCTTTTAAGGTCCCAGAGCCAGAAAAGCCCCTTTGTGCAGAGGGTGGGTGGCTAGACAATGGAGCCCTTTGTGATTGGACTTGGGGGCCAAGTGCTCCCTCAATTATGAGATTCCTCAGCCAGGAGGCATGTGACCCTAAGACCTTGACTTTTTACCAGAGGGTCTGGGCTAGCTGTTGGGGAATGGTATGAGGGATGGGGAGAAATGGGGGGCTGCAGGTTGGGGAGTGGTGGGGCAGCTTTCTGGAGACAATGCTGTGTCCTGCCTTAAGCTGGAGGTGGTAGACATGGGTAGTGGAAGGGGCTGTGACTGTTTGGGGGAGCTGGGAGGACAACTCAACAGATGGTTCTATagcaggagggcagggaggagccaCTGCCCCAGGCCCAGTGAGTGAGGGCAGGCATAAGAGGGCTTGGTAATCCTTTGTCTTGTGTCCCTTCAGAAGAGGAGAGATCATGGAGCTGGAGAGGATCGTCAGTGCAGCACTCCTTGAGTTTGTCCAGACAAACCTCCCAGAGGCTGACCTCAGGTAGAGAACcagccagggctgaggctgtggctgccAGGCAGTGCTCTGGGGCCTGACCAGTGGCAAGATGGGTGGAAAGCACTTGGCTGAGTTCCTGAGATGGGGAGGGCTGATTTAGATTTGCTGAGGTGGCCTTACCTGTCATCTTGCCATTACTTTTATTGGATGGATTGAAAACCAAAACTCTGAGGAGGAGGGGAATACTCTTTGCCCTCAAGGATTGAGGTCTAACTCATAGACCCTGTGAAGTCAAAGGCTGGAGTCTTAGGCTAGGTAGGAGTACTACAAGTGTAAAGTGTTCTACCTGGGGCTTGTCCTGTCCTCTTCCTACAGTGGCTTGGATGAAGTTATCTTCTCCTATGTGCTTGGGGTCCTGGAGGAGCTGGGCCCCTCAGGACCATCAGAGGAGAACTTTGATATGGAGGCCTTCACTGAGATGATGGAGGCTTATGTGCCTGGCTTTGCCCATATTCCCAGGTAAGGCCTGGCAGGGGCTAAGTGGATGGGGGAATGGCTGGTTGTGCGGGGTAGGCAAAGTAgtcctctctctgccttcctcttcctttaGGGGCACAATAGGGGACATGATGAAGAAGCTCTCTGGGCAGCTGAGTGATGCCAAGAACAAAGGTGAGTCTGGGATTCAGACACTTGGGGGATTCCTAATCCTTCCCCCACGCCCCTGGTAAACCTGATGCCCTCTCTACCTCTTTTAAGAGAACCTGCAACCACAGAGCTCTTGTATCCAAGGTCAGGTTCCCATCTCCCCAGAGCCCTTGCAGCGGTCTGAAAAGCGCAAAGAAGAGGCCAGgtctcctgctgctgctggggacaCCCAAGATGAGGTACTAGTAGAGGAGGATACTGATTAGGGACCTTGGGGGTGGGAAAGGAGGAAGTGCTGCCTCTTGTCAATGTTTGTGCCTACAGGCAGCTGGCACTGAGGAGGAGCTGCTTCCGGGCGTGGATGTACTTTTGGAGGTGTTCCCTACCTGTTCGATGGAGCAGGCCCAGTGGGTGCTGACTAAAGCACGGGGGGACTTGGAAGAAGCTGTGCAAATGCTGGTAGAGGGGAAAGaagaggggtctccagcctgggaTGGCCCCAGTCAGGTATCCCATCCTAGCCCTGTCCTCCCACCCACACAGCCTAGGCTTGTTGTTAAACGGCCCTCCCCTTCTCATTCCCATCTGTTTTCCCTGCTGGTGCCGTTGGATCTACGTGagacctctcctctccacaggacCTACCTAGGCGCCTCAGGGGGCCCCAGAAAGATGAGTTGAAGTCCTTCATCTTGCAGAAGTgagcctgggctgggctgggctgggcagggcagggcagggcagaagGGTCTTCCTAGGGTGGCAGGAGCTTCAGCCATCCAGTTTTTGGCAGGTACATGATGGTGGATAGTGCAGAGGATCAGAAGATTCACCGACCCATGGCTCCCAAGGAGGTAAGAGGGTTGGGGGCAGCTAGGGATGGGAAGTCAGGAGACTGACTCCTGGCTTCTTCTACTCACTACCTGATTGCCTGATTGCCCAACAGGCCCCCAAGAAGCTGATCCGATACATTGACAACCAGGTGGTGAGCACCAAAGGAGAGCGATTCAAAGATATGCGTAACCCTGAGGCTGAAGAGATGAAGGCCACATATATCAATCTCAAGCCAGCCAGGAAGTACCGCTTCCACTGAGGCACTTGCTGGACTCTGCTGGAGCCTTCTAGGCTCAGATCCCAGAGGGATGCAGGAGCCCTACACCCCCACACAGAGGCCTCCCTTACTCCTgtcaccttctttttccttttctctactttGTTGTTCCACAGTGTTAACCTACTCTCAAACCTGCCTCCAAGGGCACAGTAAAGATGGCCCAAGGAAGGTGTGAGTGCATTCTGGTCATTTTTGCCTCATGGCTGGAATACTAAGCCTGTCTGACCTTTATTCCCCAACCTTACATTCCCTGTGTCCAACAAGGCAGCACCAGACAAAAGAGAGTAAAAAACTCTTTATTTGAAGTTCCAGGATGGGGCAGGGCACTGGCCTCTCACCAGAGGTCTCCACAGTTCATTTTCCCTACAGCTCAGTGTCAGGCCCAGCCACACAGTCCAGCTGTGCTCTCATTGGCAGGAGGGTCAAACCTGCAGGTTGACAAAGGGTGCGAAGCCCGCCATGTCCTGCAGCAACACCAGGGCCTGGTGCAACGGAGGCTCCACATCGATGTCCACACCACGCTTCCGCAAGCGGCTCAGGCTAGGCTCAGCCACGTGGTGGCAGTGCCGCACCCGCAGAGAGCGTAGTGCTGGGCAGTACTCCGCCAATGTcctgaggaaggagggggagaggctAGAGGCAGGAGGCACGCATCCAGCCTCCTGCAGGCTCCAGCAAATTCCAGGTCTCCCCGCAGCTCAGGACATTTTTTttactcctattttttttttctccgaTCCGAGGGAGAGGACCTGAATGGGATCAAACATTCCAGGCCAACAACTGGAGGTTTGCTGTCTCTTAAAGAGGAGGGTGGGGATGTGCTCCTCAGCTCCACCCCGGACTGTAGGATTTCCCCTTGTTGAAGAAAAACCAGAAGGCGATTTTGTGTGTGAAATCTCCCAACGTGTTAATGCTAGCTCAAGAGTTTTGAACTGGGTTTTCTGGCGTAGACACGCCTAGAGGCCTTTCTGTTCACATTGGGGGTGCCCTGGTTAGCAGGAAGGTCCAGAACTCTCATTTCGGTCTTTGACAACTAAAGCCCACTCCTCCCCCACAAGGCTGAATGATTTgccctcctcccacctcacccACCCCCAGGCACCTGACGCCGTCGCTTCCGACGCGGAGGCAGCCAGTGAGGTCGAGGTGCTCGAGCTGAGGGCAGTTCCGAGCCAACTCCTGGACTGCTGCATCCCCGACATTGGCGTTGACCGCCAGTGAGAGGCTGCGGAGGCCGGCGCCGCGTCTCTGCGCCAGGTACACGATGGCCTCGTCCTTGAGCTGACGACATGCAGTGAGGTCCAGCTCCTCCAGGACGTGGCAGCGGTCAGCTAGGCCGCGTAGCGCCAGTCCGTCCACCCAGTCACAGTGCGCAAGCGACAAGCGCTGCAGGCGGGGGCACCCCTCGGCTAGAGCTCCTAGCACGCGGCGGCTCAATTGCCCGCAGCCGGCCAGTGCCACACTCCGCAGCTGCGGATTCCGTGACAGCACTGGTACCAGGTCCTCGTCCGATAGCCACTCGTGACACGGCGCCAGCGCCAGCTCCTGCAGCCCCTCGGCGTCCCGCAGTAGCCGGGTCAATGCAGCCCGCGGGATCTGCGGACCCACCTGCGGACGGAGAGGCACCAGACCCTCAGCTGGTCCCGGGGGCGGGACAGATGCTGCCTATCCGCCGCTGAGTTCTTTCTTGACAACCCTTTTGGCTTGACACCTGCCCTTCCAGGAGAGAGGCCACGCTCCCTTTTGAGTCGCTACCTAGTACTCGTCCCTTGGGGCTACTACATGCTGCGAGGATCGCTTCCCAGGCAGGCCTGGCTGCATCTGGGGCCCCGAAGGGTGCACAGCGTAGTTGGGGGCTGGGCTAGAGACGAGGCGGGGGTGGTACCCAGAATGGGGCGGGTCTTCGACCCCGGGCTCACCTGAGCGGCATCGAAGCGGCGCAGCCCGGCCAGGTGCAGCTGTACTAGCGCACGGAAGGCCCTGCTAACGCGCTGCAGCCGAAGCAGCTGGCGCAGCGGGACCCGGTTCAGGACGTGTGGGAGCAACACGTCTTCCCAGGGCAGGTCCAGGAGTCTGAGGATAAAGAGGCATTGGTATCCGTGGACCGCTGTTTACTTGCGAGTCCGCCTCCGTTAGGCTCCAGCACCGGGGTTCCCAAGAGCTGCCCTCGGGCCCAGCCTAGGCTCATCTCCCTCCCCTGGGCATCTCTTCCTTCCCTCGGCCCCTCCAGTGCTCGGTACCTGACGGCTCCGGGTTCTTGCTCCCCTCCGGACGGCTCCATTGGTGGCTCCTTCGGTTGTCTAATGCGCGTGCGCAGTAACATAAACTCTAGCTTTGGCCTTGGAGCTGCTGCGGCGAGCCCGCCTCTTTGGGTTGTAGAAACAGACCGATTCAATCGAGTGCCGTTTCACTGATGATCGTCTCTGAAAGCTTTCCGGTTGGACCCCGAAAGTGAGAGAGAACAGAGTAAAGGTGTAACATTAGACCTCGCCTTCTCGGCCAAAGGGCTCAAAGCCCTGGACTGGAGAAGTGGTGGACGAAGACTGGTTTCTGCGTTCTTCATGGGCCTGCCACAGCCTCTAAGTGAAGTAGGGATGGAAGGAGCAGGAAAAGCCAAAAACCGAAGGGGCGGAGCCAAGACTCTTGGGTTACCGAGGACCTCCTCTCTGTCTGTCCTCTGGTGGCATTTAGAGACGttaaaaaatgggggaaaactgTATAGGGTCTTACTGTCTGACACGCAGTAGGTGCTTAACAACTactgaaagaacaaataaatggtGTGATGCTGGAATTTTTTCGTTTCATTAAGCAAACGTATTCAAACCTCTCATTCCTGGTTAACTGTGAAGTACAAAACTGTCCATCCTCTTCCACTTCCAGACAGTGTGGGCCGGGTTTTTGCCTAGAGAGACGTAGGAGACGCAATTCAGCTCAgaccctttctttttctctagaaGTTCAGAGTCctgagaaaaatgtgtattcagTTCAGCACAGGGATACTGTTTCTTGGCTGGCCTTAATTGTGGGATCTGGGGCTGGGCTCGCTGTGTCACAAGGACCATCCAGAGCTCTGAACTCAGCCACCAGGCTTCCCTTTTACCACATCCCCGTGTCATCGTTTCAGTTCCCATCCTGGGGAAATCTCTTGATTTCTTCACCATCCAAGGGGTAGGTGAAGGGGCATGTGAAGAACTCAGGTTTGCAGGCTCCTTCTGTGCTACCGCTGGAGCCGACTCTACATAACTTAAACTGCTTTCTACCCGCTATCTTATCAGGACTTTGGGCATCTCTTCAAGGTGGGCAGGTCTTGTCCTATCACTCCGTTTTAAAGATGCGCAAATCGAGGTTCTGGAGAGAAAGCGTCTTGGCCAGGATCAGACAAGACACGGGTAGACAACCCAGACATCCTGGTTTTCCCAGAATCCCTTCCACGCTCTATCACCCCTCAATGTAGCAAGAATGGAGAAGCCAGAAGCGGGAAAGGACCAGAAGAGGGTCAAGTTGGGTGATGGGcttgcttccttttcttcctcagcCTTAGGGAAGGGGTAGCTGGGAGGACCAATCTCTGCAAAGATAGAGCCATGTGGGCGCGCACCACCTCCGGCCGCGcgcctccttcctccccctccccgctTTGTTCGCACCTCTGCGCCTGCGCACTACAACAAATCTGGCGCTGTCCCCTTCAGCACCACGCGGAACCCGCGCCACCCCTCCCCGCGGTGAGCCCCGCGCGCCCCCGCCTCGCACGTCCTCGCTCCCCCTGACTGCCCAAACCGACCCCTTCCTTTAGAGGTCATCATCTGCTCTCCCTGGCCTAACCAAGAGGAGTAGTTGCTATAGAAACTCGTGAGGCTCTTTCTTAAAATAACCAGACCCCCTTCTACCCGGGCAAAGGGCACAAGGGGTGCCTGTCCTCCACTTCTTCCAGTCTCGAGGTCATCCCATCTAACCTCTTACCCCTGGGAGGGAAGGATAACTAACTCAGCGAGGAAGTTCCTCCTGAAGTCTGACTTAACATCCCTCCTTCCGCACGCATCCTGGGTGGGTTGTCAGGATTGGGTCACCTGAGCTGAGACGACGAAGGGTTCAAGACGTGTATCTTCACCTCCCTTCCATAGTTGGTCTTCTGGGTTTAGGGGGCGGGTCCGGTGTACACCCCTACCGTGTGCTTTGCTTGGCCCCGTGCTCGTGGGGGCGGGAGCGCGTGTGGCATGTAACAGGTCATGTGGCAGCCTCCTGGGGACACGCGTGGGGTCTGGAGCAGGACACGCGTGTGCAGCTGGGCCCTAcgtgtggctcaggaggcagaggacgAGAGGATCTGGACACAAGTGTTGTGGGGCATGTGAGGGTCTGGCGAACAAAACGAGGGGGGGTGCCTACGCTCTCCCCCTCGTCTAGGGTGGGTCCTAGGTTGGCGGGAGAGCCCAGTGGGGACCTAGAGACCAGGAGGGTTGGAAGCCTCAGAGACTCAGGgccctgggaggggagggggtggggggattaGCGCTGCTGAGCGGCGCGTGGGGGGGGGGTTGGAGGAGGGACTGAGAGGCGGGCGGGCCTGGAGCAAGCGGGAGCCGTGCTGCCTTCACAGCTGAGCAGGGCCCAGCCTCTCCTTTGCCTCTCCTCGGTCCCAGCTCTGGACGAGCAGCGGTGAGTACTGAGGTAGCTCTGAGTAGGGGCTGCACAGGGGACACTCACGAGGGCCCTGTTGAGCTTCAGGAACCTACCTGGCAGGGTTGCTGCTCCTGGCCTCTGCCTCTACACCGCATTGCTACCAGAGCCCTCTTATCCCTTTATGGTCCCTCCTGGGCTAGGCAAGATCTGTCATAACCctaaggggaggagggaaggagagggataTGGTGCAATCTTACCCTCCAGAGATCCCGTGACTGTTGAGGGGGAGGGGACAGTGTGTGTCCCTGCTTGAGTATATGTGTAAATGTGCATCTGTATTTGTATGTGATTGTGACCAGTAGGTTGCTTGTACAATACACCTGTGTCTCTGTGTGCCTTGGAGAATGAGAGCCTGTGTGTACATTTGGGTACCTCTTTGTGTGTCCCTGTTTGGTGAtggtgtgtgtgtaaaacaagcATGTGCCTTTTCGTTACACACATATTTGTTATGACTGTGAGAGTGTATGAGGGTGTGTCTTTGAGCAGtatgtgtgtgcatctgtgtctGTGTATGCCGGAGGGTGTTGCCCATGaatgtttttgtgtactgatatatttgtctttatgggtttttttgtgtgtgcatgtgtgtgtgcatgtgtatgcgtgtgtatgcatgtgcattTATACCCGTATGGAAAAAAAAGACACGTATCTTTTCCATTCAGCATACAATATCTATGTATTAAAGACAGAGGTCTCTGTTCAGGCCTCTGCTATGCCTCTCAGCCCTTCATCGTCCCTATATAACCCctgttcttcctttccttccagaAGGTCTGAGTTCTCCCTCTCTGAGTGAGGGTCTCCCATAAGAGGGACTATAGAGCACTAGGGCTGAGTAATGGTGATGGTTGACTGACATTCCTGATCCAGAGGTTGGGATACCAGCTTCCCCAACACTAGAAGTAGCTCCAAATTGCCAGAGACTCAGCTCAACTCAACTTTTGAACTAGCTTCCTCACTCCTCCCAGGGTGATGCTCAGGGCCCCCAGGTAGAAGGAAAGGATCCAGGGTCTCATTGGgtggatgatttttttcttctcaggcCTCCAAGGAAGTACCCTCCAGGGATGGGATCAATGACCCCATATTTCCAGGGTGGGCTAGATCCCCGGAGTGCAGAGACCCAGCCaactttcctctccttttctctgctGACCTGCCCATCTAACCCACGGGCCCTTCAccccctgctccccctcctcTCTTGCAGGCCTGTTTGAAGAGCATGCAGCCCCCTTACTCCCCACCTGGCCTCGCCATCCCTGCCCCCCCAGCCTGACCCCCGGCCCCAGCATGGCCCAGGGTGCCATGCGCTTCTGCTCGGAAGGTGACTGTGCCATCTCCCCACCACGATGCCCTCGCCGCTGGCTCCCCGAGGGCCCAGTGCCCCAGAGTCCCCCAGCCAGCATGTATGGCAGCACAGGCTCCCTGCTGCGGCGAGTGGCAGGTCCAGGTCCCCGAGGCCGGGAACTGGGACGTGTAACTGCACCCTGTACACCTCTGCGTGGCCCCCCTTCTCCCCGCGTTGTACCCTCACCCTGGGCACCCTCTTCACCCACTGGGCAGCCCCCACCGGGGGCCCAGAGCTCCGTGGTCATCTTCCGCTTTGTGGAGAAGGCCAGTGTGAGGCCACTGAATGGGTTACCTGCTTCTGGAGGCTTGAGTCGGAGCTGGGACTTGGGTGGAGTTTCTCCTCCCAGACCAACCCCAGTCCTTGGGCCTGGCTCCAACCGGAAGTTGCGGCTAGAGGCATCCACATCAGATCCACTCCCAGCTGGAGGAGGTTCTGCCCTTCCTGGCAGCAGGGACCCCTTACGTGGGCCACCAGTCCCATCCCAGGTTGGAGCAGATGGTCTTTACTCTTCTCTTCCCAATGGTTTGGGGGGCCCCCCTGAGCGCCTGGCTACACTATTTCGAGGACCTGGTGACACTGGATCCCTGAACCAGGTATGCAACCTGCCTTCGGTTTCCTGAAGCCCTAGTGCCCCAATGAAGGGACAAGGCTTGGTTCCCCTGTCAGGCTTGGGCCTATCTCTGGATTTTTCAGTGTTCTAAATCTGTCTCTTTCTTGCCTTCTGTGTTTGTCCTTGTGTCTCTGCACCTCCATTTCTGTccctgtgtttttatttgtttctgtccCATATTGTCCTTGTATATCTCTGGCTTCATCTCTGGGTGctgcctctgtctctccctccttgGCTCAGGGGGACACCTGGTCCTCTCCCCGGGAAGTCTCCTCTCATGCCCAGAAAATTGCTCGAGCCAAATGGGAATTCTTCTATGGCTCCTTGGATCCCCCCAGCTCAGGTAAGGCCTGGGACTGAGCCAGGGGAAGGGGGGCAGGGCCTCCCAACAGCAGCTGAGGACAGGTAGG harbors:
- the Cuedc2 gene encoding CUE domain-containing protein 2 isoform X1; its protein translation is MELERIVSAALLEFVQTNLPEADLSGLDEVIFSYVLGVLEELGPSGPSEENFDMEAFTEMMEAYVPGFAHIPRGTIGDMMKKLSGQLSDAKNKENLQPQSSCIQGQVPISPEPLQRSEKRKEEARSPAAAGDTQDEAAGTEEELLPGVDVLLEVFPTCSMEQAQWVLTKARGDLEEAVQMLVEGKEEGSPAWDGPSQDLPRRLRGPQKDELKSFILQKYMMVDSAEDQKIHRPMAPKEAPKKLIRYIDNQVVSTKGERFKDMRNPEAEEMKATYINLKPARKYRFH
- the Fbxl15 gene encoding F-box/LRR-repeat protein 15, giving the protein MLLRTRIRQPKEPPMEPSGGEQEPGAVRLLDLPWEDVLLPHVLNRVPLRQLLRLQRVSRAFRALVQLHLAGLRRFDAAQVGPQIPRAALTRLLRDAEGLQELALAPCHEWLSDEDLVPVLSRNPQLRSVALAGCGQLSRRVLGALAEGCPRLQRLSLAHCDWVDGLALRGLADRCHVLEELDLTACRQLKDEAIVYLAQRRGAGLRSLSLAVNANVGDAAVQELARNCPQLEHLDLTGCLRVGSDGVRTLAEYCPALRSLRVRHCHHVAEPSLSRLRKRGVDIDVEPPLHQALVLLQDMAGFAPFVNLQV
- the Cuedc2 gene encoding CUE domain-containing protein 2 isoform X2, whose product is MELERIVSAALLEFVQTNLPEADLSGLDEVIFSYVLGVLEELGPSGPSEENFDMEAFTEMMEAYVPGFAHIPRGTIGDMMKKLSGQLSDAKNKEPLQRSEKRKEEARSPAAAGDTQDEAAGTEEELLPGVDVLLEVFPTCSMEQAQWVLTKARGDLEEAVQMLVEGKEEGSPAWDGPSQDLPRRLRGPQKDELKSFILQKYMMVDSAEDQKIHRPMAPKEAPKKLIRYIDNQVVSTKGERFKDMRNPEAEEMKATYINLKPARKYRFH
- the Cuedc2 gene encoding CUE domain-containing protein 2 isoform X3, translated to MEAFTEMMEAYVPGFAHIPRGTIGDMMKKLSGQLSDAKNKENLQPQSSCIQGQVPISPEPLQRSEKRKEEARSPAAAGDTQDEAAGTEEELLPGVDVLLEVFPTCSMEQAQWVLTKARGDLEEAVQMLVEGKEEGSPAWDGPSQDLPRRLRGPQKDELKSFILQKYMMVDSAEDQKIHRPMAPKEAPKKLIRYIDNQVVSTKGERFKDMRNPEAEEMKATYINLKPARKYRFH